Proteins encoded in a region of the Methylosinus trichosporium OB3b genome:
- a CDS encoding HMA2 domain-containing protein: MVLQLHHVPGRLRVRLARLKGHARAIVPLHSELLAIAGVNSASINIHSGSVTIFYDRAAFATEALWSVLRRLGYIDAEPQSAAAPPRAAGAPGSAATEAIAEAVAGEVMKHVLGRSAGALIRMIA; the protein is encoded by the coding sequence ATGGTGCTGCAACTCCATCACGTCCCGGGCCGATTGCGCGTCCGCCTCGCGCGATTGAAGGGACATGCGCGCGCCATCGTTCCTCTGCATTCGGAGTTGCTCGCGATCGCCGGCGTGAACTCCGCCTCGATCAACATTCACTCGGGCAGCGTGACGATCTTCTACGATCGCGCCGCCTTCGCGACCGAGGCGCTATGGTCGGTGCTGCGCCGGCTCGGCTATATCGACGCCGAGCCGCAGAGCGCCGCCGCCCCTCCCCGCGCCGCCGGCGCTCCGGGCTCGGCGGCGACGGAGGCCATCGCCGAGGCTGTCGCCGGCGAGGTGATGAAGCATGTGCTCGGCCGTTCGGCCGGCGCGCTCATCCGCATGATCGCGTGA
- a CDS encoding DUF5132 domain-containing protein, whose product MALLEDVFEEALGPVAIGVGALLVIPALFPGVRRALRPVAKGAIKAGIGFYETTLANVTDAAGDLIAEARAEREHEAAHSAPLDEKPSPA is encoded by the coding sequence ATGGCGCTGCTAGAGGATGTCTTCGAGGAGGCGCTCGGCCCGGTGGCGATCGGCGTCGGAGCCCTGCTGGTGATACCGGCTCTGTTTCCCGGCGTGCGGCGGGCGCTTCGTCCGGTCGCCAAAGGCGCGATCAAGGCGGGCATCGGCTTCTATGAGACGACCCTCGCCAATGTGACCGACGCCGCCGGCGATCTCATCGCCGAGGCGCGCGCCGAGCGCGAGCACGAGGCCGCGCACTCTGCGCCGCTCGACGAAAAACCCTCGCCGGCCTGA
- a CDS encoding TonB-dependent receptor family protein, with translation MSRSLLLRGVAAGALSLSAAFSFAQEALPPIDVGAFASSPSTDKGSLTAPPVAEQRRRLLQTAGSVAFVDAATPEMETRHVADLRDALKDVPGVFVDTRYGQELRLSMRGSNLTRDYHLRGFELLQDGVPMNYADGGGDFYEIDPKYFRSIEVYKGGNALTFGSSTLGGAINFVSPTAHTAIAPNMASIDGGSFGSVRGQTQVSRVLGDFDFLVNGTFTASDGFRQHSQSDYKQINGNFGYRFSNDIETRFYFGVYDVHQQLPGTLTLSDARSNPSLATSPYIAGAGPNGFGANQARNVMNQRISNKTTLQTDIGRIDVDSWFVHNYLYHPIFVVIEQEGETWGFSPKLTTQLEIAGHKDELVVGGRIWGGGSTDNWFVNYNGMKLNPGGGSWTNWVAMSNPGSDPRIRNNRMTSLNLEAFFENRFYVTPELAMLLGAKIFSDDRRYSVIGGIPFEPLANHSEQNYRGIVPKVGLMFEPQKDLQFFAAFTGSRDVPDFVDLTQGFFPPTAGSNFTPLAAQKAWTGEIGSRGKWDRFAWDVTYYHSELQDELLKFNANPGIGIPATTFNAKRTMHQGVELAASVDLLRDVTAPGAGDLLKLSQVWTWNDFRFVGDVNYGDNPLAGIPRHVLRTTLAYSRPDGLYVAPAVDWVPEGSYVDYMHTLQTPGYLLVGAQAGMKLPYGFSIYVDARNLTDRHYISDVTTIIDARGSTPAAFYPGYGRSVFAGLKWAF, from the coding sequence ATGTCCCGCTCGCTTCTGCTGCGCGGCGTCGCCGCCGGCGCGCTCTCGCTATCCGCCGCCTTTTCGTTCGCGCAGGAGGCGCTGCCGCCGATCGACGTCGGCGCGTTCGCCTCCAGTCCTTCGACCGACAAGGGCTCGCTCACCGCGCCGCCGGTTGCCGAGCAGCGCCGCCGTCTCTTGCAGACCGCCGGCTCCGTCGCCTTCGTCGACGCGGCGACTCCGGAAATGGAGACGCGCCATGTCGCCGATCTGCGCGACGCGCTGAAGGATGTTCCCGGCGTCTTCGTCGACACGCGCTATGGCCAGGAGCTGCGTCTCTCCATGCGCGGCTCCAATCTGACGCGCGACTATCATCTGCGCGGCTTCGAGCTGCTGCAGGACGGCGTGCCCATGAACTATGCCGACGGCGGCGGCGATTTCTACGAGATCGACCCGAAATATTTCCGCTCGATCGAGGTCTATAAGGGCGGCAACGCGCTGACTTTCGGCTCCTCGACGTTAGGGGGCGCCATTAATTTCGTGTCGCCGACGGCGCATACGGCGATCGCGCCGAACATGGCCTCGATCGACGGAGGCAGCTTCGGCTCTGTGCGCGGTCAGACGCAGGTCTCGCGCGTCCTCGGCGACTTCGACTTTCTGGTGAATGGAACCTTCACCGCATCGGATGGCTTCCGCCAGCATTCGCAATCCGACTATAAGCAGATCAACGGCAATTTCGGCTATCGCTTCTCGAACGACATCGAGACGCGATTCTATTTCGGCGTCTATGACGTCCATCAGCAGCTGCCGGGCACGCTGACGCTCTCGGACGCGCGCAGCAATCCGTCGCTGGCGACGAGTCCCTATATAGCGGGGGCGGGTCCCAACGGCTTCGGCGCCAATCAGGCGCGCAATGTGATGAATCAGCGCATCTCCAACAAGACGACGTTGCAGACCGACATCGGCCGCATCGATGTCGACAGCTGGTTCGTCCACAATTACCTCTATCACCCGATTTTCGTCGTGATCGAGCAGGAGGGCGAGACCTGGGGCTTCTCGCCCAAGCTCACAACGCAATTGGAGATCGCCGGCCATAAGGACGAGCTCGTCGTCGGCGGCCGCATCTGGGGCGGCGGCTCCACCGATAATTGGTTCGTCAACTACAACGGAATGAAACTCAATCCCGGGGGAGGATCGTGGACCAATTGGGTCGCGATGAGCAATCCGGGCAGCGATCCCCGCATCCGCAACAACAGGATGACCTCGCTCAATCTCGAGGCCTTCTTCGAGAACCGCTTTTATGTGACGCCCGAGCTCGCCATGCTGCTCGGCGCCAAGATCTTCAGCGACGACCGCCGCTATTCGGTGATCGGCGGCATTCCCTTCGAGCCGCTCGCCAATCACTCCGAGCAGAATTATCGCGGGATCGTGCCCAAGGTGGGCCTGATGTTCGAGCCGCAGAAGGATCTGCAATTCTTCGCCGCCTTCACCGGCAGCCGCGACGTTCCCGACTTCGTCGATCTGACGCAGGGCTTCTTCCCGCCGACGGCCGGCTCCAATTTCACGCCGCTCGCCGCGCAGAAGGCGTGGACCGGCGAGATCGGCTCGCGCGGCAAATGGGACCGCTTCGCCTGGGACGTGACCTATTATCACTCCGAGCTTCAGGACGAGCTGCTGAAGTTCAACGCCAATCCCGGCATCGGCATTCCGGCGACCACCTTCAACGCCAAGCGCACCATGCATCAGGGCGTCGAGCTCGCCGCCAGCGTCGATCTTCTGCGCGATGTCACGGCGCCGGGCGCCGGCGATCTCCTGAAGCTGTCGCAGGTGTGGACGTGGAACGACTTCCGCTTCGTCGGCGACGTCAATTATGGCGACAATCCGCTGGCCGGGATCCCGCGCCATGTGCTGCGCACGACGCTCGCCTACAGCCGTCCGGACGGACTCTACGTCGCGCCGGCGGTCGACTGGGTCCCGGAAGGATCTTATGTCGACTACATGCACACGCTGCAGACGCCGGGCTATCTGCTCGTCGGCGCGCAGGCGGGCATGAAGCTGCCCTATGGCTTCTCCATCTACGTCGACGCGCGCAATCTCACCGACCGCCATTACATCAGCGATGTGACGACGATCATCGACGCGCGCGGCTCCACTCCTGCCGCCTTCTATCCAGGCTATGGCCGCTCGGTGTTCGCCGGGCTGAAATGGGCGTTCTGA
- a CDS encoding DUF2946 family protein: MTGASERQKDLAPTPRGRELGALSILLLLIQLVLAGSAVDGSRLFAADAAQSVAAQTCDAPSHDRGAPDGRARHSDCCLLCQSARGDDASLIPPVAAWTPRALSGVILRPRLAATPMRRPAGWTGSWSSRAPPAFS, encoded by the coding sequence ATGACCGGAGCGTCCGAGAGGCAGAAGGATTTGGCGCCGACGCCGCGCGGCCGCGAATTGGGCGCGCTGTCCATTCTCCTGCTGCTGATCCAGCTCGTTCTCGCCGGCTCGGCCGTCGACGGATCGCGGCTCTTCGCCGCCGACGCCGCTCAGTCGGTCGCGGCGCAGACTTGCGACGCGCCGTCCCATGACCGCGGCGCGCCGGACGGGCGCGCGCGTCATTCCGATTGCTGCCTCCTCTGCCAGTCCGCGCGCGGCGACGACGCGTCGCTCATCCCGCCGGTCGCCGCCTGGACGCCGCGCGCGTTATCGGGCGTGATCTTGCGCCCGCGTCTCGCCGCGACGCCGATGCGGCGTCCGGCCGGCTGGACCGGCTCCTGGTCGTCACGGGCGCCGCCCGCCTTCTCCTGA
- a CDS encoding copper uptake system-associated protein, which yields MTIRHAGLGLLLALLAGPALCADDEAAIRRLLLDLFDKPDAPLAVAPVVIEEDAAIADWSQGETGGRAFLKRKGGAWEIVLCGGDALRQSASLEKLGLSKPRAEALAAALARAERGLPPGFEERMSKFDGVVAVDSAGGHTPLDPHHKPIP from the coding sequence ATGACAATTCGACACGCCGGTTTGGGACTGCTCCTCGCGCTGCTGGCCGGGCCGGCGCTCTGCGCGGACGACGAGGCGGCCATTCGCCGCCTGCTGCTCGATCTCTTCGACAAGCCCGACGCGCCGCTCGCGGTCGCTCCCGTCGTCATAGAGGAGGACGCCGCCATCGCCGACTGGAGCCAGGGCGAGACAGGCGGTCGCGCTTTTCTGAAGCGCAAGGGCGGGGCGTGGGAGATCGTGCTCTGCGGCGGCGACGCTCTGCGCCAGAGCGCCTCGCTCGAGAAGCTCGGCCTCTCCAAGCCGCGCGCCGAGGCGCTTGCCGCCGCGCTCGCGCGGGCCGAGCGAGGCCTCCCGCCGGGGTTCGAGGAGCGCATGTCGAAATTCGACGGTGTGGTCGCGGTCGATTCCGCCGGCGGCCATACGCCGCTCGATCCGCACCACAAGCCGATCCCATGA
- a CDS encoding TetR/AcrR family transcriptional regulator, with amino-acid sequence MTAQPGVRQRILSAALDLVEREGVDALTQPRIAKAAGVRQSHLTYYFPRKPDLLVALLQASHERAPRAGDADPVAEALALMLDRRRMRFFLAIVLAAAEEPELRPILAAHAHELTRRIAAAFGRGADDPAATAFVDLMRGAGLRALLELDMRFDMAEAERLAATLGLLRRQGDEGEPRP; translated from the coding sequence GTGACAGCGCAGCCGGGCGTGAGGCAGCGAATTTTGAGCGCCGCGCTCGACCTCGTCGAGCGGGAGGGCGTCGACGCGCTCACGCAGCCGCGCATCGCCAAGGCGGCGGGCGTGCGCCAGTCGCATCTCACTTATTATTTTCCGCGCAAGCCCGACCTGCTCGTGGCGTTGCTGCAGGCCTCGCACGAACGTGCGCCGCGCGCCGGCGACGCCGACCCCGTCGCCGAGGCGCTCGCGCTGATGCTCGACCGGCGGCGGATGCGCTTCTTCCTGGCCATTGTGCTCGCCGCCGCCGAGGAGCCGGAGCTGCGCCCGATCCTCGCAGCCCATGCGCACGAGCTGACGCGGCGGATCGCCGCCGCCTTCGGCCGCGGCGCCGATGATCCCGCCGCCACCGCCTTCGTCGATCTGATGCGCGGAGCCGGCCTGCGGGCGCTGCTGGAGCTGGACATGCGCTTCGACATGGCGGAGGCCGAGCGCCTCGCCGCCACGCTCGGCCTTTTGCGCAGGCAAGGGGATGAAGGCGAGCCGCGCCCCTGA
- a CDS encoding ATP-binding protein, with amino-acid sequence MLPSPGVWLTSGLFFLLCAAILTLWASRAVVAPLVDLAKRAEKFPTESSERELLPERGPQEVRELTRALNRMQDRIYSMISARSRALAAISHDLRTIITRMRLRAEFIDDDALRAKMLHDAELMDSMLCKNLVYLRDEGRRPTQGVVDLDSVLQTVADQFADVGREVSYESLGRQMVRGEVTDLQRIFANLVENAAAHGQQISLAVTRPSPLLVRIDVADDGPGISDEDKAKVVEPFVRGRPARNMNENGGFGLGLSIVRALLEEAGGALELIDREPHGLIARVTLRSAGEATQTASAQERA; translated from the coding sequence GTGCTGCCCTCTCCGGGCGTCTGGCTCACCTCGGGTCTGTTCTTCTTGCTCTGCGCGGCGATCCTCACGCTCTGGGCGTCCCGCGCCGTGGTGGCGCCGCTGGTGGATCTCGCCAAGCGGGCGGAGAAATTTCCGACCGAGTCGAGCGAGCGCGAGCTTCTGCCCGAGAGGGGCCCGCAGGAGGTGCGAGAACTCACGCGGGCGCTCAACCGCATGCAGGACCGCATCTATTCGATGATCTCCGCGCGCTCGCGCGCGCTCGCCGCGATCAGTCATGATCTGCGCACCATCATCACGCGCATGCGCCTGCGCGCCGAGTTCATCGACGACGACGCGTTGAGAGCCAAGATGCTGCACGACGCCGAGCTGATGGATTCGATGCTGTGCAAAAATCTCGTCTATCTGCGCGACGAGGGCCGTCGTCCGACGCAGGGCGTCGTCGATCTCGACAGCGTGCTGCAGACCGTCGCCGACCAGTTCGCCGACGTCGGCCGCGAGGTCTCCTATGAGAGCCTCGGCCGGCAGATGGTCAGGGGCGAGGTGACCGATCTGCAGCGCATCTTCGCCAATCTGGTCGAGAACGCCGCCGCGCACGGACAGCAGATTTCCCTCGCGGTGACGCGCCCTTCGCCGCTGCTGGTGCGAATCGATGTGGCCGACGACGGGCCGGGGATATCCGACGAGGACAAGGCGAAGGTCGTGGAGCCTTTCGTGCGCGGCCGGCCGGCGCGCAATATGAACGAGAATGGCGGCTTCGGCCTCGGCCTCTCGATCGTCCGAGCTCTGCTCGAGGAGGCTGGCGGCGCGCTCGAGCTCATCGATCGCGAGCCCCATGGCCTCATCGCCCGCGTCACGCTGCGGTCGGCCGGCGAAGCGACGCAGACGGCGAGCGCCCAAGAGCGAGCCTGA
- a CDS encoding response regulator encodes MREDVTKTDAILLVEDDAEIGELISRYLATHQIEAAVVADGRAMDATLAARDFDLVILDLNLPGEDGLSICRRLRDGANLPIIIVTAQGEDVDRIIGLEMGADDYIVKPFNPRELLARVRSVLRRSRASAQTKEPAGGRFYQFEGWRVDIMAHQVTAPTGMKIALTGAEFDLLYALCERPNRVLTRDQLIGLTHGPTASPFQRSIDVLISRLRQKLESDPKNPKLIQTVRSEGYLFAPQVLRA; translated from the coding sequence ATGCGGGAAGACGTGACGAAGACCGACGCCATTCTGCTCGTCGAGGACGACGCCGAGATCGGCGAGCTGATCAGTCGCTATCTGGCCACACATCAGATCGAGGCGGCGGTCGTCGCCGACGGCCGCGCCATGGACGCGACGCTCGCGGCGCGCGACTTCGACCTCGTGATCCTCGATCTCAACCTGCCGGGAGAAGACGGCCTCTCCATCTGCCGCAGATTGCGCGACGGGGCCAATCTGCCGATCATCATCGTCACCGCCCAGGGCGAGGACGTCGACCGCATCATCGGCCTCGAGATGGGCGCGGACGATTATATCGTCAAGCCGTTCAATCCGCGCGAGCTGCTGGCGCGCGTGCGCTCGGTGCTGCGCCGCTCCCGCGCCTCGGCGCAGACGAAGGAGCCGGCCGGAGGACGCTTCTATCAATTCGAGGGCTGGCGCGTCGACATCATGGCGCATCAGGTCACCGCGCCGACGGGCATGAAGATCGCGCTCACCGGAGCGGAGTTCGACCTGCTCTATGCGCTCTGCGAGCGGCCCAATCGCGTGCTGACGCGCGACCAGCTGATCGGTCTCACCCATGGCCCGACCGCGAGCCCGTTCCAGCGCAGCATCGATGTGCTGATCAGCCGGCTGCGGCAGAAGTTGGAGAGCGATCCGAAGAACCCCAAGCTGATCCAGACCGTGCGCTCGGAGGGTTATTTGTTCGCCCCGCAAGTGCTGCGCGCGTGA
- a CDS encoding glycosyltransferase family 4 protein encodes MSLHALTAAPSTVSSGGERWLGPSPEREQLPAPATDTRPTPIAAQLPSAEDSCPVEARIALLEHQLGHARAEMLHLLHERHLMTYSAAGHIYRPLRRIEALLVGGFHALRGALRRRHDICVAAAAAPAPAPRAPALARCVEARRLLVDVTATVRYDAGTGIQRVAKMVTQALYRDAAPLLPAIAVRCEGGRLLTCRRFVASLCGDAATAEAEDEEIVLAPGDYFLTLADTWNVLDEYARVFDRVHEAGGAVVSCIFDLIPALHPGACHHTTPARYESWLARALVESDAFLAISRTVAQELADFVEARGLPHRRGLKIGWFPLGSEISCGPATAPRKKIAAAVGPAPLFLCVGTIEPRKGQRVALRAFDALWREGRDIRLVFVGRRGWCEEAVVAEIAGHAEYQRRLFWFDDANDAELAFLYDHATAALAPSFAEGFGLPIAEAARRGRPTICSDIPVFREVGGAGALYFAVTDPSALAARVADLLDGRASGDPAATSRASWTEAAHRIVSVIAKDDWSHELA; translated from the coding sequence ATGTCCCTTCACGCCCTCACGGCGGCTCCTTCAACCGTCTCCAGCGGCGGCGAGCGCTGGCTCGGGCCCTCGCCGGAGCGCGAGCAGCTTCCCGCGCCGGCGACGGACACGCGCCCCACGCCCATCGCGGCGCAGCTCCCTTCCGCCGAGGATAGCTGCCCGGTCGAGGCGCGCATTGCGCTGCTCGAGCATCAGCTCGGGCATGCGCGCGCCGAGATGCTGCATCTTCTGCACGAACGCCATCTCATGACCTATTCGGCGGCCGGCCACATCTATCGGCCGCTGCGACGCATCGAGGCGTTGCTCGTCGGCGGCTTTCACGCTCTGCGCGGCGCGCTACGTCGCCGCCACGACATCTGCGTCGCGGCGGCAGCGGCGCCGGCGCCGGCGCCGCGCGCTCCTGCGCTCGCCCGCTGCGTCGAAGCCCGGCGCCTCCTCGTCGACGTCACCGCCACCGTCAGATATGACGCCGGCACCGGCATTCAGCGGGTCGCGAAAATGGTGACGCAGGCGCTCTATCGCGACGCCGCGCCGCTCCTTCCCGCGATCGCGGTGCGCTGCGAGGGCGGGCGCCTCCTCACCTGCCGCCGCTTCGTCGCCTCGCTCTGCGGCGACGCTGCGACAGCCGAGGCGGAAGACGAGGAGATCGTCCTCGCGCCGGGCGATTATTTCCTCACCCTCGCCGACACTTGGAATGTGCTCGACGAATATGCGCGCGTCTTCGACCGCGTCCACGAGGCCGGCGGCGCCGTCGTCTCCTGCATCTTCGATCTCATCCCGGCGCTGCATCCCGGCGCCTGCCATCATACGACGCCGGCCCGCTACGAATCCTGGCTCGCGCGCGCGCTCGTCGAGAGCGACGCCTTTCTCGCCATCTCGCGCACGGTGGCGCAGGAGCTCGCCGATTTCGTCGAGGCGCGCGGCCTGCCGCATCGGCGCGGGCTCAAGATCGGCTGGTTCCCGCTCGGCTCGGAGATTTCCTGCGGCCCGGCGACGGCGCCGCGCAAGAAGATCGCCGCCGCCGTCGGCCCGGCGCCTCTCTTCCTCTGCGTCGGCACGATCGAGCCGCGCAAGGGGCAGCGCGTCGCGCTGCGCGCCTTCGACGCGCTGTGGCGCGAAGGCCGCGACATCCGCCTCGTCTTCGTCGGCCGGCGCGGCTGGTGCGAAGAGGCTGTCGTCGCCGAGATCGCCGGCCATGCCGAATATCAGCGGCGGCTGTTCTGGTTCGACGATGCGAACGACGCCGAGCTCGCTTTTCTCTACGACCATGCGACGGCGGCGCTGGCGCCCTCCTTCGCCGAGGGCTTCGGGCTGCCGATCGCCGAGGCGGCGCGGCGCGGGCGGCCGACGATCTGCAGCGACATTCCGGTGTTTCGCGAGGTCGGCGGCGCCGGCGCGCTGTATTTTGCGGTCACCGACCCCAGCGCTCTCGCAGCGCGCGTCGCCGATCTCCTCGACGGGCGCGCCAGCGGCGACCCGGCGGCGACCAGCCGCGCCTCCTGGACCGAGGCCGCCCATCGCATCGTCTCGGTCATCGCGAAGGACGATTGGAGCCACGAGCTCGCCTGA
- a CDS encoding glycosyltransferase family 4 protein, with the protein MDLSTRIAVYLANEERQRERSRDLYELDPVTGYVYARAKEFYWTVTRAAGIAQRSGPAPAKAPDFAGFAPLMKRPRVFIDMTAIRRTDERSGIQRVVREIARCAVATGDGLPVFIENGRLRAWRRPSSLPDVVKPEPGDKLLLLDASFPLVDDYLPIISRVADAGGETVLGLHDLLPLLYPGAFTPAAFLDFQRWFETLAPQCNAIVCVSRSTAQSLVDHLAQSDCPAMRAQRIGWWRLGADFEIDSAQPSADAAGVAAGRTPYFLAVGTLEPRKAYAVALTAFERLWAAGHDARFVIVGRRGWRCEALVRRIRSHHELGRRLFWLEDADDASLQRLYEHAHALIAASFAEGFGLPVAEAAAHGLPVIASDIPVFREIAGERATFFPPLDADALADCIRRALTEPRLRTPARVVTWRESTQALLDMIRTGAYQWRPAPLTEPRPFAPVCVASAAAS; encoded by the coding sequence ATGGACCTTTCCACCCGCATCGCCGTCTATCTCGCCAATGAAGAGCGGCAGCGCGAACGCAGCCGCGACCTCTATGAGCTCGATCCGGTGACGGGATATGTCTACGCGCGCGCGAAGGAATTCTATTGGACCGTGACGCGCGCGGCGGGGATCGCGCAGCGGAGCGGCCCGGCGCCCGCCAAGGCCCCGGACTTCGCCGGATTCGCCCCGCTGATGAAGCGGCCGCGCGTGTTCATCGACATGACCGCGATACGGCGCACGGACGAGCGCAGCGGCATTCAAAGAGTCGTGCGCGAAATCGCCCGTTGCGCGGTCGCGACCGGAGACGGCCTGCCCGTGTTCATCGAGAATGGACGCCTGCGCGCCTGGCGGCGGCCGTCGTCGCTTCCCGATGTCGTGAAGCCGGAGCCCGGCGACAAGCTGCTGTTGCTCGATGCGAGCTTTCCCCTGGTCGACGATTATCTCCCGATCATCAGCCGCGTCGCCGACGCGGGCGGCGAAACTGTTCTCGGCCTCCACGACCTGCTTCCACTCCTTTATCCTGGCGCCTTCACCCCCGCCGCCTTTCTCGATTTTCAGCGCTGGTTCGAGACCTTGGCGCCGCAGTGCAACGCCATCGTCTGCGTCTCGCGCAGCACGGCGCAGAGCCTCGTCGATCATCTCGCGCAATCTGATTGCCCCGCGATGCGAGCGCAGCGGATCGGCTGGTGGCGCCTCGGCGCCGATTTCGAGATCGACTCCGCGCAGCCCAGCGCCGACGCCGCCGGCGTCGCCGCCGGCCGCACGCCTTACTTCCTCGCGGTCGGCACGCTGGAGCCGCGCAAGGCCTATGCGGTCGCGCTCACTGCTTTCGAGCGGCTGTGGGCCGCGGGCCATGACGCGCGCTTCGTGATCGTCGGCCGGCGCGGATGGCGTTGCGAGGCGCTGGTGCGGCGCATTCGCAGCCATCACGAGCTCGGCCGGCGCCTGTTCTGGCTCGAGGATGCGGACGACGCCTCGCTGCAGCGCCTCTATGAGCACGCCCATGCGCTGATCGCCGCTTCATTCGCGGAAGGCTTCGGCCTGCCGGTGGCGGAAGCGGCCGCTCATGGTCTGCCGGTCATCGCCAGCGACATTCCGGTCTTCCGCGAGATCGCCGGCGAGCGCGCGACCTTCTTCCCGCCCCTCGACGCCGACGCATTGGCGGACTGCATTCGTCGCGCGCTGACCGAGCCACGGCTGCGAACGCCCGCGCGCGTCGTCACCTGGCGGGAGTCGACGCAGGCGCTGCTCGACATGATCCGCACCGGCGCCTATCAATGGCGTCCCGCGCCGCTGACGGAGCCTCGCCCCTTCGCCCCCGTTTGCGTCGCGAGCGCCGCTGCTTCATAG